Part of the Carnobacterium pleistocenium FTR1 genome is shown below.
CTAGCTGATAACGAATTTAAGTTTTCAATGAGTTTTTTTAAATACATCATTAATAACAATACATTTGTAGTTCGGTTGATGAATAAAAAAGGCAAAATGACAAGTGAAGAAAGTTATAGTATGAAACAAATAGAAAAAATCGAACATAAATTAGTTGGCGGAAATCGTTACAGAATCGAAGTGAAATTGGCTAATGAGAAAAAAGCAGCCTCTACAAGAACTATCGATTACAATCGTGAAAAAGAAGGCGTTCAAGCAGATAAGTTTATTTCAATGTTAAACGATAGAATTAATTAAAATAACCAATACGAGGTGGCGAGAATATGAACGGAGTTGATGTTTTAGTTTTACATTATTTAAATGAAAAAGATGAAGATTATGAACTGAAACAAGTTTTTTGGAAAGAAAGATACAGTGCTAATACAGGAAAGATAGTTAGAAAATTAATTTCAGAAAAATATATTCAACTAGATATCGATTTAGAAAAATCATTAAACTCTTTAAAAGTTCCAGAAATAAAAGAAATTTTAAAGTTAAATGAATTAAAGCTAAATGGAAATAAAAAAGAACTGATTAATAGAATTATTGCAGAAAGTGATTCTGATACATATCAAACACTATTAAAAAAAGTTTGGCTTCCTACTGATAAAGGAAAAAAGGTATTGTCTACCACTGAATCCGTTTTTTATGCCCATAAAAAATTAGCAGGATATTTGAATGTTATAGATGTTTACAACAACATATTTGCTAACAAGGAATTAAGCAGCAAAGATATTTTAGTAAAATCAATAAACGATGTAACTGAATTTAACGGAAAAACATCATCTTACGGTGTTAATATAGGTTTTGCTTTGTGGGAATTATCAAAAGTATGTAGAAATTATGGAAATAACTACGAACAATTCACTTACCTGATAAAAAGTTGTGTAGCTAATTTCATAAATTATCGAGAAGAATATTCTTTAGAATTTTTGTTAAATGATTTCGATTATTTTGTTGATCAATACAAAATACCCAGCGCTATTATAAATGACTTAAAACTATCTTTATCATCTAATGAAAATTTTCCGGAAATGATTTCATCTTTAGTTGATTCCTTTGTTATTGATATAGAAAAAATTCATCTATTTACTTCCAAAGATGTTTATTTAATCATTTTAGCAAGCTTACAAAAAGATGATGAAACATTTTTTAAAATTTATTCAGATGTATTTAAAAGAGCTGGAGGAAAACAAAAAAATAGATCAAGAGATTTAAAACAACTTCCGTTAGACTTACAAAAGGAAAAAAGCAGTAATGTTTTTAAAAATGTTGTAAGTATTTTCAAAAGATTCAAAACTTAAAAAGTTTAGGCTTAACGGCC
Proteins encoded:
- a CDS encoding SAP domain-containing protein; protein product: MNGVDVLVLHYLNEKDEDYELKQVFWKERYSANTGKIVRKLISEKYIQLDIDLEKSLNSLKVPEIKEILKLNELKLNGNKKELINRIIAESDSDTYQTLLKKVWLPTDKGKKVLSTTESVFYAHKKLAGYLNVIDVYNNIFANKELSSKDILVKSINDVTEFNGKTSSYGVNIGFALWELSKVCRNYGNNYEQFTYLIKSCVANFINYREEYSLEFLLNDFDYFVDQYKIPSAIINDLKLSLSSNENFPEMISSLVDSFVIDIEKIHLFTSKDVYLIILASLQKDDETFFKIYSDVFKRAGGKQKNRSRDLKQLPLDLQKEKSSNVFKNVVSIFKRFKT